ATCTGTTCTTTAGATAGAAACACATATTTCTTTGTGGGAACTCATCTGTTACATCCACATACTTGGATGATAATAGGTCTATTCTACCCCAAGAAATCAACCTCTAACAAAAAAATGAATCAGTTGGATATTTGGGGAAAATAACGTCTTATATCACTTCTGAAACGTATTACATAGATTCGCTTTAATCCCAAAACGCAAGGCGCGGCCGAGTCCCGCACCCACAATCTCCAATTTCTCGAGGCTAGTTCTTAAGGGTTCGTTGTCCGGTACTCTCATTCTTGCATCCAAAGTGATCCGACTGGATTAATCACTTGCGGTCGTTATCCTCATTTTACTTCAGGTTCGTGATCCCGCAGGTTTTGAGGTAGTCAACCAGGAAGTTGACAACCGGTGGAACACCGCTATCCTTAAGCATATGGATAGCTTAAGAGGATATTTGCGTCTCATATTCCTTTTCTCAATCGCTCTCGTTGCCGCATGCATCCTTTCAGCGGGATGCGCGAGCAAGAAGGAATCCTCAACCAAACTCAAGGTAGTCGCGACCATCCCGGTGCTTGCGGACTGGGTGCGGGAGGTGGGCGGCTCAAGGGTCAAGGTTACGACACTCCTCTCACCAGGCGCCTCCCCGCACACGTTCGAGCCGCTGCCTTCTCAGGCAAGGGATGTCTCGGAGGCTGACTTCGTTTGTTCGATAGGACTCGACATTGATAGATGGCTTGCGCCGATGCTCTCCGCGAACAGCCGCACGCTTATCTGCTCGAAGCTAGAGGGAATAACCCTTATCGATGAGACAGAACATGAACAGGACACCCACTCCCGCGAGGCAAACCCCCACATCTGGCTCGACCCCCAGATAGCTAAGCTAGTCGTGCGTGCGATATTCGACTCGCTCTCCCTGCTGGACCCCGAAGGCAAATCGACCTACACTTCCAACGCCCTGCGCTACATAGAAAGGCTCGATTCACTTGACAAGGAGATACTTAAGACCACGTCCGGATTTTCAAAGAAGGAGTACGTTGCCTTCCATCCCGCCTGGGCGTACTTTGACCAGAGATACGGGCTTCAAGAGATTGCCGTTATAATGCCGTCTGCAGGCAAGGAACCATCACCCAGACACCTTACCGATGTCGTTAAAGCCATAAAGAAGTCGGATGTTTCCGCAGTGTTCGTCGAACCGCAGTTCTCGCCGAAGGCTGCCGAGGTCATAGCAATCGAAGCGGGAGCGAGGGTCGTTACACTTGACCCTCTGGGAGCCGATAATGAAAGCTACATAGAACTCATGGAGAAAAACCTTGAAGTCATGGCGAGCGTCATGGGTGCAAAATGAGTGAAGCGCTCGTCTCTTTAAAAGGGGTGGACGTCCGGTTCGGCGATGTGTATGCCCTGAGGGACGTAGATATGAATATCACAAAAGGTTCGGCGGTTGCTCTTATAGGACCTAACGGCGGAGGTAAGACGACGCTCATCCGCGTCATACTAGGTCTTGTTCATCCTGCAAGGGGAATCGTTAAATACCATGATCTCAAGAAATCGGAGATAGCGTACGTGCCGCAGGAAAGCGAAACCGACAGGCAGTTTCCGGTAAGCGCTCTGGACGTAGTGGTGATGGGCCGCTATCCAAGGATTGGCATCGCAAGAATGCCCTCATCAAGGGACAGGCAGATAGCGATAACGATGCTTGAACGAGTCGGGCTCCGCGATATCGCCTCAAGACCTCTCGGCTCGCTTTCAGGCGGGCAGAAGCAGCGCGTCTCAATAGCGAGGGCGCTTGCATCCGAACCCAGGCTTCTTCTTCTGGACGAGCCAACGTCGGGTGCAGACATTGAGGCCAAGGACAGATTCTTCACCATGCTTATGGAGCTTAAGAAGGATTTTTCCCTTACCGTCATCCTTGCCAGCCACGAACTGCAGGTTGTGCCCCGGTTTGTTGACGAAGTGGCGTGCGTATCGACAACCGTACACATGCACGCCTGCCCTTCAGACGTCTGGGACGAAGGGCATTTCGAAAGGATTTACGGGAATCAGATGGAGGCGGTTCTGCACGGTCAGGTGCCGCACAGGATGGTCTCTGCACACTCAAAGCCCCAAAAGAATGCTTCGTCTTCTTTTGGGAACCCCACCCGTAACACCTCTAACTCCCGTAACACCCGTAACACCCGTAGCTCCCGTAAAACTTCCCCTGACACACCTCGTAACGCATTTCAAAAGCCGACCACCGGTGGAAAATCGAATAATGCAAGCCGCGGTTCGTCCCATGATGCCGGGCGCAGCGCAGGCAGAGATTCTCGAACAAAAGGTAAATCGATTAAAAAGGCAGGAAAGGATGTTTGAAGCCGCATTCATGCAGCGCGCAATTGCTGCAGGCCTTCTCGTATCCCTGCTTCTTTCGCTACTTGGCTTTTTCGTTGTTCTTCGGCGCATGAGTTTCATAGGCGTAGGCATAGAGCACGCCGCCTTCGGAGGCGTAGGACTCGCCGCTTTCCTCAACGCGCCTATCTTTCTTATCGCCTCTTTGTTCTCAATAGCAACCGGTCTCGGAATAGGATTGATAACGCGCAAAGGACTCGTCCGTGAAGACACAAGCATTGGGATTCTATCGGCCGCAGGGATGGCTACGGGTGTTCTTTTTCTTGCTCTAAAAAAGGGCTATGCATCGGACGCCATAAGCTATCTCTTCGGCTCAATCCTTGCAGTGACCGGTCTCGACTTATGGCTCATAGCAGGCGTTGCGCTGGCCGTTTTATTGCTCCTGTTTCTTTTCTTCAAGGAATTTCTCGCCTCAAGCTTCGATCCCGAACTTGCAAGGGCATCCGGACTGCCCGAAGGATTTCTCTACTACCTTCTTCTGGCCATGACTGGGTTGAGCATAGTGGCGGCGATAAAGATTGTCGGAGTCATTCTCGTCTCAGCCCTTCTTGTTCTTCCGACGGCCACGGCAAGACAGTGGAGCCAGAACTACAGGGTCGTTCTTGTTCTTTCTCTCGTCTTCGGGATTGCATCTACTTTTTCAGGGCTTGTGGCATCCTACTGGCTCGATATTCCCTCAGGTGCGACCATCGTTATCTTCGCAACGGCTGCATTCGTCATCTCACTCGTATTATCGCCTCAAAGACGACGCACAAGGACCAACACTATGCCCGTCAGCCGCCAGGGCTGAGTTTAAAAATCAGGAGGCGCTTTCGGATGAGGACTCGGCGAGCTTATCCCATCTGTGATTGGGTCTTTCAATCGAGGAAAGCACCTTGACTATTTCGTCAAGGAGTTCGGTTACCCTGAAACCCGATTTTGCAGAACCTATCACTATGCCCTTAAGCCCCTCAGGTTCGCCTATGAGCCTTGTGACCTTGCGGCGTTCCTTCTGTACCCCGGGTTTTATGTTCGCAAAAACTATAAATGGCACTTTTGCTTCGTTAAGAAAATCAAGTATATCCTGGTCGCGCTCGTCGAACCTCCTTGAATAATCAAGCACCCATACCGCAATATCCATGCCTCTAGCCACAACCTCCCTGACAATTCTGAATCGAGTCTGGCCGGGCGTTCCGAAAAGGTGTAATTTGAATCCCTTGTGCTCCTTGTTACCGTAATCAAGCGCTATCGTTCGGCCCTTGCGTTCGATATTCATGGCTGTCGGGATGATGTTCTGGACGAGCGTCGATTTACCCGCTTCGTCCTTGCCGACTATAACGACTTTGGCCTGGCTTGACAGATTCGTCATTTGAACAGCTCTTTTGCCTTAAGGGAGGCCTTTCTTATTCCCGTGAGTATGACGCCGAGAGGGGTGCCTTTTTTGCATATGACCAGTATTATGTAACCGGAATGCTGGAGATTGAGACCCACGACATACTCGTCGCTAAAGAAAAAGACCTCGTTAATCTTAAGAAGCCTCTCGGGACTTGCCGCCAGCTGGTCGAAGACGAGGCTTATGATCGAATGGAAATCGGGATGGTCGTCCAGCATCGGCGTTGTCGAAGACGCTTCTATCCTTCTGTCCTCGGATTTAAGAATGTAGCAGGCGAGCGAACCGGAGATAAGCTCGCGGAGCTGAAGGAGAAGGTCGCGCATATCGTTGTTTTCTTGCGGCTTCTGATCCTGGGGGGGCGGGGTCGTTTTTGCTGCTGCAGTCTGGGATATCAACTCCCGGAGAATCTCCGGTATCGTCTCCTCTTTCTCTTGCTTGGGTTGTGCAACGGGAGCCTCCTTCGGCCTTCGCGCCAGAGAGCATATCTCGGAAACGGGATAGCCCTGCGACGTGCCTAGTCTTTCCGTAGGGATGGGCGATAATTCGAAATGGAGCCCCCCAAGATTGCGGAATCTTTCTAGCGTTATCCGGACGCCTTCAACCAGATAATCCTTCAGTTGCACTCTGTTCGTGAGCCCTGAAACAAGAAGTCTGTTCCATAATGGAAGCTCGGAGTGCGCCAGACTAAGTTCGTTAAGACTTGCCCTGTCAACCGTTTTGTCCTGCGCGAGCGTTTCGGTCAGCGAAGGATAATGAGAGCTTTCAATCTCAGGAACCAGCTCCCCCTCGCGAAATGTCAAAAGACAGAAATCCTTTGTGGAAGGTTCTTCGAGAAGGAGTCTGGCTGAAAGCCTCAGGTTTCCTATCATCTGCAGGAGGTTTTCGGTGGGCAAAGCGCCGAGCGAGCCTCCCATCTTAAGCTTTGGTTTCTGGGCGGCTCTCGGTTTATCCTCTCCTTCAAGCATGCCGGTTATCAGCTGCTCCAGGGATTTGCTGGAGGAATAGTCGGCGGCGGCTCCGGCTGGCGGTATGACGGCTGGAAGGTCTGAGGCGCTATAGCCTTTCGTACAAGCTGCCGGATTTCATCTATTGTGCGTTTAAGAAGAAGAAAAAGGATTCCGAGTTTCGCGTTAGGTCCTGTTACAGTTACCAATACACCGTCTTCTCCGGCGCCCTGCAGGAGTATGTATCCATCGATACCCTTAAAATAAGTCTGCTCAAGCGCCCCGACAGAGAACTCCCTCGTTGTCCGCTCACCGATTGCAAGAACGGTCGCGCTCATTGCTGCAATGGCATCCTCGTTTGTTCCCTGCGGAAGAGCCGAGGCAAGCATCAGCCCATCGAGACTGATGAAAGCCGACGCCCTTATCTCGGGGGCGGATTGGTTCAATCTCGCAAGTGCGCCTTGCAGTTCATCCATTAAACCAGGCAATTAAACCTCCTAGCGTTTATTAGCAGCATAAAAGTGTACTCGGTAATCAGGCGTCTGTCAACCATCAACCGAAAAAAAGCATCCTCTGACTGCCGCCGCTAACGATTCGCAAATTCAACAAGCAAAGGAACCGAGAAGCGAACGGTCTCAGTCTGGGTGTATGCCTCAAAGGTAATAGAGCTTTTAAACTTGCTGACATCAGCTACATCCGTCCTGGGCCTCAACGCTAGATTCAAAGTCTGGCCAGCCTCGAGGACTCCGGGCTGGAAGTCAACTTCCTCAAGCACAACCGGTGTCTCGACGAGCTTGATTGTGTAATCCGTTTTCGAATTATTCTTAAGGACAAGATTGACGCTTGACTTGAGCGAATCGGTTTTGCCGAGAAAGAGGAATTCAGGCTCCACTGAAAAAGGCGTTCGTTTGTAATCCTCATACAAGCGTATTGTTACGTTTATCTTAGAGAGGGAGTCCTCGGGATCGTCCGTTCTCACGTAAGCCCATTTCACGCATTCGGCGAAGAACCCCTGCGTCTCATATAGGAATTCGAACGATGCGCTGTCTCCGGACTCGATAGCTCTCTTCGAAAGCTCAGTAGTCGAACATCCGCAGAAAGTGCGGACGCCCAGGATTCTAAGTGGGGAATCGCCCTTATTATAAATCCGGAAAGTATGACGGTAGCTGTAGCTTGAGAGCGAGTATCCGAAATCGAAGCTGGGTTCGGATATCTCAATCTTCGGCGCCGCGAAAATAAGAGCGGAAATAAAAAACAATGCGTTCACTTTACATCTCCATCTAATGAATTAACAGCTTCTCTCGTCTTCAAAACGGGCATCCAGGCGAGAGAGCAAACAATAACAATCCCTCCGACGGCTACAAGAACGTACTCGAAGGAAACCCTCTCCGCTATGAAGCCGGCAGGCACAGCGGTCGCGACAAAAGCCAGACTCGCGAGCGTTTCCCTCCATGCGAAAAGACGACCCCGCGCTTCCTTTGGAATGCGCTCCTGAATTATGGTATCCTGGCTTATGTTGATTGCCGAGAAAAGCATCCCGGCGATAAGAATTATAATACCCATCATGCATATGAGCGTCCAGTTCAGCCAAGGCACCGACAGTGCGCGCTCGAGCCCGACCGCCAGGTAGGTTCCGCCTCCTGCGATGAAGATCAACCCCAGAAGAATGAAGCTCGTAATCATCAGTCTTTGCTTCCGGAAGGCAGAACCGAACATGCCGGTAAAGAAAGGTCCAAGGAACATGCCAAGGGCTGCGGCTGCGGCAAGAACGGTAACGCCTATGGTCTCGAGCTTGAGCGTTTGCTGAACGGTAGGAACTATAACCGAGAAAGCTACGCCGGAGATAAGAAATATTACGAGAAGGGACGTCATCACGAAGACCATCGTCCGCGTGTTAACCATCAACTTGATTCCGCCTTTGATATAGTCTATATAACGTACGAACTCTGCCTTCAAGTCAACGCTCTTTGCTTTCTTCATCCTTCTTTTTCCGAACTCGTCCTTTGCGAAATCCGCAATATAAGCAGCCGGGATAAGGAAGAGGTTTACCGCCGTTTTCCTGAACGCGTTCAAAAGGTAATCAAGATTGATTCTTGCCTTCTGTCTGTGCTCCTTTATTCTTGCCTCCACGCTTCCTGTGATGTCCTTGTCAGTCTCCGATTCCTTAGAAGATATCATGAGTATCAGGACGAACGATGCAAGATACGTAAGTGCATCCACAAGGAATCCCATACGCCAGCCTATCAGAGACACCGCAACTCCGCCCAGGAGGGTTCCTATTCCCGTTGCAAGGCGCAGGAGCGTCATGTTTGCGGAGTTGGCCCTCAATAGCTCATCCCTCGGGACTATGAGCGGAACGAAAGCGAGACGGGCGGCTGAAAAAAAGAAACCGAAGATGTAGACCACCAGGGCTACGGCAAACATCGCATAGAGATTGTAGCGCTGGCCTCCCAGATGGATGGTGTATGCGATAGGCAGGAGCGCGACAAGAACAGCTCTCACGAAATCGCCTACGAGCAGCACCCGCTTCTTGCGCCAGGAATCTATGAGGGGTCCGGTAAAAGGTCCGAAGATAATCGATGGCAGGGTAAATATCACTGCCACGCCTCCGAATGCGGAGAACTTGCCGAAGAACTCCTTTCCCAGAAGCTCTATAAAAGCCATCTGGGTGAAACGGTCGCCTACCTGCGAAATCATATTGGCGAACGCAAACAGGCAGAAGTTGCGGTTTCTGAAAAGCTTGAAGAACTCGCCTGCGTTCAGCTTAGAGAAAGGAGCCTCCTTGCCCGCTCGACGTCCTCCTTGACCTTCAGTCTCAAGGCTTCGACAGAATCGAATCTCATATCCGGCCTCAGCCGCGCGACGAATCTCACAACCATCTCTTCACTTTCATCCGGCGGTCCATCGAGTAGGTGTACTTCTATCTTGTGAACGCCGTCGCCAAAGGTCGGGCTGGAGCCTATATAGCATACCCCGGGTTTTCTCGAACTGCCGAATCTGACTGCGTAGATGCTGTCAGCCGGAACGAGCTTGTGAGGTTCAGAGGCTTTCATGTTAACCGTGGGCGTGTTGAGAACCGAGCCGGCGCGTCCGATGCCCTTTTCCCTCAATCCTCTCAATGCATACTCGTATCCAAGAAGTATGTTCGCCTGGTGAACGTGTCCGAGAAGAAGGAGTTCCCTGATACGAGTGGAGCTTATGTAATCGCCTTCAAAACATTCTTTCTTAACCGAAAGCACGGTGAAATTCCCGATTTCCTCAAGCATCCCTGCATCGCCCCTTCTCTTGTGTCCGAAGCGGAAGCCTTCGCCTATCACTATCAGCTTTATTCCGCGCTTGATGAGCTCATCCCTTATGAAGTCTTCAGGTTCTTTGTTTGCCACAAGCCTGAAGTCAATAAAATCAACCCTTTTCAGACCCATAGAGGCCAGAAGCTCCTTCTTTTCATCGCTTGTCGTAAGAAGAAAGCTGAAGTATGGATTGAAGAAAAGAGCAGGTGGAGGATCGAACGTTATGGCAAACGGCACAAGCTGCATCCTTGAGGCTTCTTTCAGCAGAATATCAATAAGGGTGGCATGGCCTTTGTGAACGCCGTCAAAGACTCCAATAACAGCCGCCTTACCTTCCATCAACTGCTCCATTGTTATATAAGAGTCTCTTGGAGCGAATCGTGCGTCCCTCGCGGCTGCACAGAAACGCTTTCATCCCATCACCCGAGAAGACCGCAGCCGCTCCTTGCCCGCAAAAAGGCTCGGCAGCTTCCATCTCAAGAGCATTGCCCTGTAGCAATCTCAACGCCGCTTCCTCGTTCACGACATACTGCGGGATGTGGGCCAGAAGCTGCCTCAAATCGAGCAGGGAGCGTTCAACAACTTCGAAAGTCAAGCCTTCTAGCCTCACCGCATCATCGGAAGAAAACGCACCTATGTGAGTTCTCTTCAGATGCTCAAGCGATGCGGGAAGCGAAAGCGCCGCGCCTATCTCTTTTGCGAGTGAGCGTATGTACGTTCCGGAGGATACAAGCGAGCGTATCTCAATAAGAGGCGAGCGCCATTTGACTAGTTCGAGTTCCTTTATCTCTACCTGTCTTTCAGGCAGCTCGAACTCCTCTCCTTTTCGCGCCCTCTCGTAAGATCTTCGGCCGTTCACCTTTATCGCTGAAAAGACAGGGGGTTTCTGCTTTCTTTTGCCCTCAAGCTCGCCGAGCGCAGCCCTTATGGCTTCGGTGTCTATCTCTGGAACTTCGGCTTCTCTGATAACTTTACCGGTCTTATCGAGTGTATCTGTCTCCACTCCAAGCCTGACTACGGCAAGGTAGGTTTTATCCAAATCCTTGAGAAGATGCTGGACTCTTGTTGCCTCGTTTACGAGCACGAGAAGGAGTCCGTCTGCCGCAGGATCAAGCGTCCCTGCATGTCCCAATGTCGTGCCAGGAGGCATGATACTCCTCAGGCTTCTTATTACGTCGAAGGAACTGACGCCCAGCGGCTTGTAGACCCTTAAGCCTCCGCGCACGAAAGATACCCCTTCGCTTCTTCCAGGACTCTTTTCTTGACCTCTTTGTAGTCGCCTCGTACCCTTGCGCCTGCCGCGTTCTGATGTCCTCCTCCTCCGAACCTTGCGGCAAGCTGGTTTACGTCTACCCCGGTGAGAGAGCGGAAACTCATCCTTACCTCGCCCGATGTGGGATTTTCCCTGAAGAAGATGGCTATCCTGACCCCGGGAATGGAAACAGGGTAGCGGATGAAGCTGTCTGAATCCTGATCGGCTCTGTTTATCTCCAGTTCCTTGAGCATGTTCTCGGTCAGTTCTATAGTAGCCACCGTGTCCTCTATTCTTAATGTGGCGAGCACTTTTCCAAGAAGCGCAAGGTTGCGTTCGTCCCTTGCCGTCATCCTGAGCGCTATATCGGCTGCGTTAACACCCAATTCGAGGATATCGGCCGAAACCAGAAACACCTCAGTCGATACGTTAGGGTAAGAAAAACCTCCGGTTTCGGTATATATACCCGTAAAGACCATCTCGCCCTCCTGTCTTCCGAGAGGAAAGTCAACAGATTTCAGGAGTTCGAGAACCATAACGCAAGCGGCCGTTCTATTTACGTCAATCCAGTTGTAATCGCCGTAGTCCTCGTTTGAGGGGTGATGATCGATGTTTATTATTTGCGATTGCGGCGGGGTGTAGCCCAGACGCACAAGATCGGGCAGATCGACCGTGATGAAAGTATCGGGCTTGAAGTCAGGCTCTTTGTTTGTTATCTCCTCAACACCTGCAAGAAACTCGAATTTATGAGGAACAGGATCGCAGAGATAAATTGCATATTTTTTCCCAAGATGTCTGAGAAGCCGTCCGACCAGAAGCACTGAACCAATCGCATCGCCGTCCGGATCGATATGAGTGGCAACCCAGAAGCTATTGCCGCTTCTTATCCTTTCAAGTATCTCTGCGCTCAGCATCCTTAATCTCCTGGATCTTCTGGTCGATGAGCACCGTATCGTCCCATTTGAAGTGCAGCTCGGGCATGAATTTGAGTACTATCCTTGCAGCAAGCTTCTTCTTAATCCTGCCCTTCTCCTCCTCAAGAACCTTCGCCGCTTCTTCGTGAGCGAGGCGCTGTTCGACCGAAGAAAAGTACAAATCGGCGTGCTTCAAATCGCGTGTCATAACACAGTCCGTAATCGTAATCCACTGCATTTCGGGACGCGTGAACTCCTCGATGATTATTGTTGCGACGTTCTGCTTAACAAGAGCGGCGACCCTTCTTGCTCTCTCAGGCATCAGTAAACCTCCCTAATCTGGTAATCCAGAAGCTGCCATTCGAGATGACGGGTCCTTATCTTTTCGACTATTCTTTCAAGAACCTGACTGTTGTGCCTTGCATCGTTTGAAACCACAACAATAGCAAGCTTTGTGCGCTGCCATGTATCCTGACCTTCTATCTCAGCAGCCGAGACGTTGAACTCGTTGTGTATCTTTTGCACAAGGCTCGAAAGATCGCGGCGCTTGTCCTTAAGGGAATGCGACGCCGAATTAAGAAGTCCTATCTCCAGGAGTCCTATCATTGCTTTCTTTCGCGTTGAATCACGTTGAAGAACTCGAACTTGTCGCCTTGCTTGAGATCGTCCCATTCGGCGAGCCTCATGCCGAATTCGAATCCTGCTTCCACTTCTTTCACCGATTTTTCGAACCTCTGCAAGGATGCCAGCGTTGTTTCAGCAAGCTGTTCGTTTCCGCGATAT
This portion of the bacterium genome encodes:
- a CDS encoding zinc ABC transporter substrate-binding protein; amino-acid sequence: MDSLRGYLRLIFLFSIALVAACILSAGCASKKESSTKLKVVATIPVLADWVREVGGSRVKVTTLLSPGASPHTFEPLPSQARDVSEADFVCSIGLDIDRWLAPMLSANSRTLICSKLEGITLIDETEHEQDTHSREANPHIWLDPQIAKLVVRAIFDSLSLLDPEGKSTYTSNALRYIERLDSLDKEILKTTSGFSKKEYVAFHPAWAYFDQRYGLQEIAVIMPSAGKEPSPRHLTDVVKAIKKSDVSAVFVEPQFSPKAAEVIAIEAGARVVTLDPLGADNESYIELMEKNLEVMASVMGAK
- a CDS encoding metal ABC transporter ATP-binding protein, with product MSEALVSLKGVDVRFGDVYALRDVDMNITKGSAVALIGPNGGGKTTLIRVILGLVHPARGIVKYHDLKKSEIAYVPQESETDRQFPVSALDVVVMGRYPRIGIARMPSSRDRQIAITMLERVGLRDIASRPLGSLSGGQKQRVSIARALASEPRLLLLDEPTSGADIEAKDRFFTMLMELKKDFSLTVILASHELQVVPRFVDEVACVSTTVHMHACPSDVWDEGHFERIYGNQMEAVLHGQVPHRMVSAHSKPQKNASSSFGNPTRNTSNSRNTRNTRSSRKTSPDTPRNAFQKPTTGGKSNNASRGSSHDAGRSAGRDSRTKGKSIKKAGKDV
- a CDS encoding metal ABC transporter permease, coding for MFEAAFMQRAIAAGLLVSLLLSLLGFFVVLRRMSFIGVGIEHAAFGGVGLAAFLNAPIFLIASLFSIATGLGIGLITRKGLVREDTSIGILSAAGMATGVLFLALKKGYASDAISYLFGSILAVTGLDLWLIAGVALAVLLLLFLFFKEFLASSFDPELARASGLPEGFLYYLLLAMTGLSIVAAIKIVGVILVSALLVLPTATARQWSQNYRVVLVLSLVFGIASTFSGLVASYWLDIPSGATIVIFATAAFVISLVLSPQRRRTRTNTMPVSRQG
- a CDS encoding GTP-binding protein, translated to MTNLSSQAKVVIVGKDEAGKSTLVQNIIPTAMNIERKGRTIALDYGNKEHKGFKLHLFGTPGQTRFRIVREVVARGMDIAVWVLDYSRRFDERDQDILDFLNEAKVPFIVFANIKPGVQKERRKVTRLIGEPEGLKGIVIGSAKSGFRVTELLDEIVKVLSSIERPNHRWDKLAESSSESAS
- a CDS encoding DUF1573 domain-containing protein, which encodes MNALFFISALIFAAPKIEISEPSFDFGYSLSSYSYRHTFRIYNKGDSPLRILGVRTFCGCSTTELSKRAIESGDSASFEFLYETQGFFAECVKWAYVRTDDPEDSLSKINVTIRLYEDYKRTPFSVEPEFLFLGKTDSLKSSVNLVLKNNSKTDYTIKLVETPVVLEEVDFQPGVLEAGQTLNLALRPRTDVADVSKFKSSITFEAYTQTETVRFSVPLLVEFANR
- a CDS encoding MFS transporter, which translates into the protein MISQVGDRFTQMAFIELLGKEFFGKFSAFGGVAVIFTLPSIIFGPFTGPLIDSWRKKRVLLVGDFVRAVLVALLPIAYTIHLGGQRYNLYAMFAVALVVYIFGFFFSAARLAFVPLIVPRDELLRANSANMTLLRLATGIGTLLGGVAVSLIGWRMGFLVDALTYLASFVLILMISSKESETDKDITGSVEARIKEHRQKARINLDYLLNAFRKTAVNLFLIPAAYIADFAKDEFGKRRMKKAKSVDLKAEFVRYIDYIKGGIKLMVNTRTMVFVMTSLLVIFLISGVAFSVIVPTVQQTLKLETIGVTVLAAAAALGMFLGPFFTGMFGSAFRKQRLMITSFILLGLIFIAGGGTYLAVGLERALSVPWLNWTLICMMGIIILIAGMLFSAINISQDTIIQERIPKEARGRLFAWRETLASLAFVATAVPAGFIAERVSFEYVLVAVGGIVIVCSLAWMPVLKTREAVNSLDGDVK
- the truB gene encoding tRNA pseudouridine(55) synthase TruB, with the protein product MRGGLRVYKPLGVSSFDVIRSLRSIMPPGTTLGHAGTLDPAADGLLLVLVNEATRVQHLLKDLDKTYLAVVRLGVETDTLDKTGKVIREAEVPEIDTEAIRAALGELEGKRKQKPPVFSAIKVNGRRSYERARKGEEFELPERQVEIKELELVKWRSPLIEIRSLVSSGTYIRSLAKEIGAALSLPASLEHLKRTHIGAFSSDDAVRLEGLTFEVVERSLLDLRQLLAHIPQYVVNEEAALRLLQGNALEMEAAEPFCGQGAAAVFSGDGMKAFLCSREGRTIRSKRLLYNNGAVDGR
- a CDS encoding bifunctional oligoribonuclease/PAP phosphatase NrnA gives rise to the protein MLSAEILERIRSGNSFWVATHIDPDGDAIGSVLLVGRLLRHLGKKYAIYLCDPVPHKFEFLAGVEEITNKEPDFKPDTFITVDLPDLVRLGYTPPQSQIINIDHHPSNEDYGDYNWIDVNRTAACVMVLELLKSVDFPLGRQEGEMVFTGIYTETGGFSYPNVSTEVFLVSADILELGVNAADIALRMTARDERNLALLGKVLATLRIEDTVATIELTENMLKELEINRADQDSDSFIRYPVSIPGVRIAIFFRENPTSGEVRMSFRSLTGVDVNQLAARFGGGGHQNAAGARVRGDYKEVKKRVLEEAKGYLSCAEA
- the rbfA gene encoding 30S ribosome-binding factor RbfA: MPERARRVAALVKQNVATIIIEEFTRPEMQWITITDCVMTRDLKHADLYFSSVEQRLAHEEAAKVLEEEKGRIKKKLAARIVLKFMPELHFKWDDTVLIDQKIQEIKDAERRDT
- a CDS encoding DUF503 domain-containing protein, producing the protein MIGLLEIGLLNSASHSLKDKRRDLSSLVQKIHNEFNVSAAEIEGQDTWQRTKLAIVVVSNDARHNSQVLERIVEKIRTRHLEWQLLDYQIREVY